Genomic DNA from Lactuca sativa cultivar Salinas chromosome 8, Lsat_Salinas_v11, whole genome shotgun sequence:
CATTGATGCTTCCTTGGTGAATTCTTTAACAAGACTATTATAAATGGACGAATGCAAAGTCGTATAAGGTTCCATAGTAGTAATCTTTGTTCCCCCAACTCCATTTTTATCAATAGATAGCAGAGATGGACTAAAAGCTACACGTTTACCGTGTATTTCAATGTATTTGACATTGATAAAATACTCAAGGGAAGGCTCTTCATCAGCAAAAAAGGGGTTAGTGGCAATCGGATTGACAACAAGCGGGGTCGTTACTAGTGACAGAGATTGATCTTCGATACTAGGAGACATGTAATATGGACCTCCACCAATGAATATATCCCCTAATCCACTTTCAGATGATGAAGGTAAACAAAGAGCAAATTTTTTAGCTAactttaaggaagatgaaatttgTGATGGCAATGAGATGTTTATATTTGCAAAGCCAGCCAACCCTTTAGCATGGTCACCAGGTAAGCCCTCGACAGTGAGGGCACAAGAGAATTGGAATTTTTTTATGTAGTAACTAAACCAAACATACGCACCATCGGTCGAATATACTCTCATGGTATCTTCACTAAGCACTTGGTCTGTGTAGTACACTAGATAGGGGATGTAAGTGAGCACACCACATGTGTCCTTTTTGGAGCACCCTGGTCTAAGAGTCTTGTTGCAATCTATACAGGATGACCCCCTGGCCTTCGTACATCTGCTTGAACCACATGATGCTCGTTTATATGAAGACGACACATAGGATGTACAATCATACCAAACAGATGGTGATCCAAGATCAATCAATGCATCGATTATGTTAGCTTCCTCAGGGTTTCCAGACTCAAATGTGGTGTAGTACTGGAGCGTTGTTTGATTTTTTCTAACTGGAAGGTGAATGGCTTTTGGTTTTGGCAGTTTGGGTGGACCTGAAGCGGCATAAGAGAAGCTTACAAGAGAAAAGATGACGAGAGTGGTAAGCGTTTGAGAAGATGCCATTGTGGTTGTAGTTGCCAAGTCATTGATGGAAATGGCgttgttttatagtaatcatgaATCTTGATGCCCATGACGACATTAGTAAACCAGGAACCTCTAGTGGATGCATAATAATTAATACTACAAAAGGAGATTTTAAATAAACCCACATGGTTCTTAAATTAACACTCTTTCATAATTCTATCACATGCATTTATACTTTATTAAGTTTCTTCTTAAGAAATAGCCACAAGTTCAGAAATAGCCACAAATTAAGCATGTTTCATTGATAATCACTACTTCACTAGTTTCGCAGCCCCCTTCCACAACCGACCGATCCAGTTCTTGCTATTTCTTGTATGTAATTCACATTTTGGTTTTGCATATGTTCTTTGTAACACCTGGAAAATTAATACAAAGTACacccatttttttttcatttttgaatcATAAACAACTATGTATATTTATATTAACATGGTAACATAAAAGTAGTTATCGATAGATCATATATACAACAAACATCGGAGGATCAAGTCGGGTATTACAATCCCTTTAATAACAAAATGCAAAATTATACAATTTGCTTAAGGTCTTCTATCTCTCGGCTACAACTTTACCCCGATCTGGGTTACTTGGGCTTGAAAGGCATATCAACAAATAATGGTTAAAGCGAGTAACCCACTCATTGTACACAAGTAATATACACAACAATTAATCATAGATATTAAATCAACAATAGTAAACATAAAATTACGTAAAGCATTTCCAAGTCATTCACACCTCATCAATTTTTCCAACTCATATGATCTATGTGGTTCTAAGCCACCAAGACTTACCATGAATTCATTCAATAATTATCATCCATGGTTTTTGGCCATAAAGGCTTACCATTATCATTCAACAATTGTCAACCATGGTTTCCCACCACAAAGGTTTACCATTATCATTCAACAGCAACCAACTATGATTGACGACCACATAGGCTTGCCACAGTCATTTAACAATGGTTCTTGCCACATAGGCTCTCCATGAACCACCATTCTCATCATGTTGGTACCTTTCACACAATTCAACATTAGCCACATAACTACATATCTAACTATCAATTATCAAGGTGGAAAACGTAGTTACTCGCCTTAGGAAGTTATACGTAGATGAGTTCTCGACCCTTGAAATTCTTTATCAGCCTTTGTCCCAAAATTAAAACAACCCATCATGGTTGAAAATAAAAACTCA
This window encodes:
- the LOC111880216 gene encoding probable aspartic proteinase GIP2 yields the protein MASSQTLTTLVIFSLVSFSYAASGPPKLPKPKAIHLPVRKNQTTLQYYTTFESGNPEEANIIDALIDLGSPSVWYDCTSYVSSSYKRASCGSSRCTKARGSSCIDCNKTLRPGCSKKDTCGVLTYIPYLVYYTDQVLSEDTMRVYSTDGAYVWFSYYIKKFQFSCALTVEGLPGDHAKGLAGFANINISLPSQISSSLKLAKKFALCLPSSSESGLGDIFIGGGPYYMSPSIEDQSLSLVTTPLVVNPIATNPFFADEEPSLEYFINVKYIEIHGKRVAFSPSLLSIDKNGVGGTKITTMEPYTTLHSSIYNSLVKEFTKEASMNKIKKVKAVAPFVECFDSRTVPNTITGPAVPNIDLVLEGSTVRMRLYGANSMVKAKKNVICLAFFDGGISPTTSIVLGGHQLENYILEFDLTASTLGLSSSLLLQNTSCSHSRVY